From the genome of Procambarus clarkii isolate CNS0578487 chromosome 83, FALCON_Pclarkii_2.0, whole genome shotgun sequence, one region includes:
- the Gdi gene encoding rab GDP dissociation inhibitor alpha, protein MDEEYDCIVLGTGLKECIISGMLSVSGKKVLHMDRNKYYGGESASITPLEDLFTKFNLPPPEETYGRTRDWNVDLIPKFLMANGQLVKLLIHTGVTRYLEFKSIEGSYVYKGNKISKVPADEKEALTSDLMGMFEKRRFKNFLVFTQDYRDDDPTTWKAMPGFDPKNTNMSAVFAHFNLDKNTIDFTGHALALYRDDDYLNKPASDTLKRIKLYSDSLARYGKSPYLYPLYGLGELPQGFARLSAIYGGTYMLDKPIDEIVMEGGKVIGVRSGNETAKCKQVYCDPTYVPDRVEKVGQVVRAICLMDHPISNTKDALSTQIIIPQKQVNRTSDIYVSLVSYTHQVAAKGWFVAMVSTTVETDNPEAEILPGLNLLGPIKQKFVIVSPIYKPLEDGQENQIFISESYDATSHFETTCLDVLSIYRRGTGEDFDFSKVKHNLGDEDM, encoded by the exons ATGGATGAGGAATACGACTGTATCGTGCTTGGTACCGGCCTGAAG GAATGTATCATTTCTGGCATGTTGTCGGTATCGGGAAAGAAAGTGTTGCATATGGACCGTAACAAGTATTACGGTGGAGAGAGTGCCTCCATTACGCCCCTGGAGGACCTCTTCACAAAGTTCAATCTTCCACCACCAGAAGAGACATACGGTCGTACAAG GGACTGGAATGTTGACCTCATTCCCAAATTTCTGATGGCTAATGGTCAGTTAGTAAAACTTCTCATCCATACTGGTGTCACTCGTTACCTGGAATTCAAGTCGATTGAGGGTAGTTATGTGTACAAGGGCAACAAAATTTCCAAAGTTCCTGCTGATGAAAAGGAAGCCTTAACGTCAG ATCTGATGGGTATGTTTGAGAAGCGTAGGTTCAAGAACTTCCTAGTTTTCACCCAGGATTACCGTGATGACGATCCTACAACATGGAAAGCCATGCCAGGTTTTGATCCTAAGAACACAAATATGAGTGCAGTGTTTGCTCATTTCAACCTTGACAAGAATACCATTGATTTTACTGGACATGCTCTGGCACTCTACAG AGATGATGATTACTTAAATAAGCCAGCAAGTGACACCCTCAAGAGAATCAAGTTGTACAGCGACTCCCTTGCCCGCTACGGCAAATCTCCCTACCTTTATCCTCTTTACGGTCTTGGTGAACTTCCTCAAGGTTTTGCTAG GTTGTCTGCAATCTATGGAGGTACCTATATGCTGGACAAGCCTATTGACGAGATTGTTATGGAGGGTGGTAAGGTGATTGGTGTACGATCAGGGAATGAGACCGCCAAATGCAAGCAAGTGTACTGTGACCCAACCTATGTGCCTGACAGAGTGGAGAAG GTTGGGCAAGTGGTACGTGCAATCTGCTTGATGGATCACCCAATTAGTAACACAAAGGATGCTCTCTCGACACAAATCATCATCCCACAGAAACAAGTTAATAGGACTTCTG ATATCTATGTATCTCTGGTGTCGTACACACATCAGGTGGCAGCCAAGGGCTGGTTTGTGGCCATGGTGAGCACTACCGTGGAAACTGATAACCCTGAAGCAGAAATCTTGCCCGGCCTCAACCTTTTGGGACCCATTAAGCAAAA GTTCGTCATTGTTTCTCCCATCTATAAGCCTCTTGAGGATGGTCAGGAAAACCAGATATTTATTTCTGAATCATATGATGCTACGTCCCATTTTGAGACAACGTGCTTGGATGTGCTCTCTATCTACCGCCGAGGAACTGGGGAAGACTTTGACTTCAGCAAGGTGAAGCACAATCTGGGTGATGAAGATATGTAA